A single region of the Plantactinospora soyae genome encodes:
- a CDS encoding globin domain-containing protein, which yields MDNLAQLLKESWTLVEEQRDKVAGYFYARMFLTDPALRTLFPVQMDGQRDRLLEAIVTSVQTMDDPENFDDYLRSLGRDHRKYHVRAEHYDTMGDALTEALRRTAGEQWTVEYDQAWRDAYQAIGERMQAGAAGDPNPPFWHAEVLSHERRGPDVAVLTCRPLQHPLPYRAGQYVSVEAPRYQPRLWRTYSIANAPREDNVLEFHVRAVGAGWVSSALVRRVRVGDLLRVAAPMGSMTLNPGSTRDVLCVAGGVGLAPIKALAEELAVHNRTRWMHVFVGATSRDDLYGLTELYQLAAGHPWLSIIPACSADPGFTGERGEIADVFARYGPWTTHDCYVSGSASLVRSALRTLAADDVPPENIRYDAFGEI from the coding sequence ATGGACAACCTGGCGCAGCTCTTGAAGGAGAGTTGGACCCTGGTCGAAGAGCAGCGGGACAAGGTCGCGGGATACTTCTACGCCCGGATGTTCCTGACCGACCCCGCGCTGCGCACGCTGTTCCCGGTCCAGATGGACGGGCAGCGGGACCGGCTGCTGGAGGCGATCGTCACCTCCGTCCAGACCATGGACGATCCGGAGAACTTCGACGACTATCTCCGCTCGCTCGGTCGCGACCACCGCAAGTACCACGTACGGGCCGAGCACTACGACACTATGGGCGACGCGCTGACGGAGGCGTTGCGGCGGACCGCCGGCGAGCAGTGGACCGTCGAGTACGACCAGGCGTGGCGGGACGCGTACCAGGCGATCGGGGAGCGGATGCAGGCCGGAGCGGCCGGCGATCCGAACCCGCCGTTCTGGCACGCCGAGGTGCTCAGCCACGAGCGCCGGGGTCCCGACGTCGCCGTACTGACCTGCCGGCCCCTCCAGCATCCGCTGCCGTACCGGGCGGGTCAGTACGTCAGCGTCGAGGCGCCGCGCTACCAGCCCCGGCTCTGGCGGACGTACTCGATCGCCAACGCCCCGAGGGAGGACAACGTCCTGGAGTTCCACGTCCGGGCGGTCGGCGCCGGCTGGGTCTCCAGTGCCCTGGTCCGCCGGGTCAGGGTCGGCGACCTGCTGCGGGTGGCCGCGCCGATGGGTTCCATGACGTTGAACCCGGGATCCACCCGGGACGTCCTCTGCGTGGCCGGCGGCGTCGGGCTCGCCCCGATCAAGGCACTTGCCGAGGAACTGGCGGTCCACAACCGCACCCGGTGGATGCACGTCTTCGTGGGCGCGACGTCCCGCGACGACCTGTACGGGCTGACCGAGCTGTACCAACTCGCCGCCGGGCACCCCTGGTTGTCGATCATCCCGGCGTGCAGCGCCGATCCCGGCTTCACCGGTGAACGGGGCGAGATCGCCGACGTCTTCGCCAGGTACGGCCCGTGGACCACGCACGACTGTTACGTCTCCGGATCAGCCTCCCTGGTCCGCTCCGCGCTGCGGACGCTCGCCGCCGACGACGTACCGCCGGAGAACATCCGGTACGACGCGTTCGGCGAAATCTAG
- a CDS encoding tyrosine-type recombinase/integrase: protein MRLHDLRHAAAGLASAAGVDLKMIQHDMGHASPATTAETYIYIFKKMAKEAVRASAALLLSHARVRMSLEGTSQA, encoded by the coding sequence GTGCGGTTGCATGACCTGCGGCACGCCGCTGCGGGACTGGCCTCGGCGGCTGGGGTGGACCTGAAGATGATCCAGCACGACATGGGGCACGCCAGCCCGGCGACCACAGCGGAAACCTACATCTACATATTCAAGAAGATGGCTAAGGAGGCGGTGCGCGCCAGCGCCGCGTTGCTGCTGTCCCACGCGAGGGTCCGTATGTCGCTGGAGGGCACCTCTCAGGCGTGA
- a CDS encoding GAF and ANTAR domain-containing protein encodes MTTVSAERLATIFVEVADTLVDEFDLLEFLHMLTDRTADLVGAAAVGLVLADKDGRLEFMAGSNENVKLLELFQLQTREGPCLEAFRTGQPVINVNLGEAAPRWPRFAPRATATGFQSVHAFPMRLRSQTIGALNVFGDTEGGDFDGADVPIVQSLADIAAIALLQERAIHRSEVLTEQLQGALNSRIVIEQAKGAVAQAHQISVDEAFTRIRTYARGNNKKLTDVAHAIVVDQSALLNLS; translated from the coding sequence ATGACCACCGTTTCCGCCGAACGGCTCGCGACGATCTTCGTCGAGGTCGCCGACACCCTGGTCGACGAGTTCGACCTGCTGGAGTTCCTGCACATGCTCACCGACCGGACCGCCGACCTGGTCGGCGCCGCCGCCGTCGGACTGGTCCTGGCCGACAAGGACGGCCGCCTCGAGTTCATGGCAGGCTCCAACGAGAACGTCAAACTCCTCGAACTGTTCCAACTGCAAACCCGCGAGGGGCCCTGCCTGGAAGCGTTCCGCACCGGGCAGCCTGTCATCAACGTGAACCTCGGCGAAGCCGCCCCCCGGTGGCCCCGCTTCGCCCCCCGCGCCACCGCCACCGGATTCCAATCCGTACACGCCTTCCCGATGCGGCTACGCAGCCAGACCATCGGGGCGTTGAACGTGTTTGGCGACACTGAAGGCGGTGACTTCGACGGTGCGGACGTGCCAATCGTGCAGTCCCTCGCGGACATCGCCGCGATCGCGTTGCTGCAGGAACGCGCCATCCACCGCAGCGAAGTCCTGACCGAGCAACTACAGGGCGCCCTGAACAGCCGGATCGTGATCGAACAAGCCAAAGGTGCCGTCGCCCAAGCCCACCAAATCAGCGTCGATGAGGCGTTCACCCGCATCCGCACCTACGCCCGAGGCAACAACAAAAAGCTCACCGACGTCGCGCACGCCATCGTCGTCGACCAGAGCGCCCTTCTCAACCTCAGCTGA
- a CDS encoding GAF and ANTAR domain-containing protein — protein sequence MADRVTAIRNLIAAQPGQSHSTNDYLQRVCQTAARTLSASGTGISVLTDNGVRGVCAASDPHSERIEELQFVLGEGPCIDAFDSRRPVLIPDLAHDAAARWPMYGPAAHDSGVRAVFAFPLQMGAARLGVLDVFREHPGALSGAQLSDAMTFADLTLEALLDQHEATSDVDTDDGVADAVGYRAELFQAQGMVMVQIGGTLSEAMARMRAYAYAESRGLGDVAHDVVARRLQFDRDHR from the coding sequence GTGGCTGACCGGGTCACCGCGATCAGGAACCTCATCGCGGCGCAGCCGGGCCAGTCCCACAGCACCAACGACTACCTCCAGCGGGTGTGTCAGACCGCCGCCCGAACGTTGTCGGCGTCCGGGACCGGGATCAGCGTGTTGACCGACAACGGTGTACGCGGGGTATGTGCGGCCTCCGACCCACACAGCGAGCGGATCGAGGAACTTCAGTTCGTCCTCGGTGAAGGTCCCTGCATCGATGCTTTCGACTCCCGCCGCCCGGTCCTGATCCCAGACCTCGCCCACGACGCGGCCGCCCGCTGGCCGATGTACGGTCCCGCCGCTCACGACAGCGGCGTCCGAGCCGTGTTCGCGTTCCCGCTCCAGATGGGCGCCGCCCGTCTGGGTGTCCTGGACGTCTTCCGCGAACACCCCGGGGCACTGTCGGGTGCCCAGCTCAGCGACGCGATGACCTTCGCCGACCTCACTCTGGAGGCCCTGCTCGACCAGCACGAAGCCACCAGCGACGTCGACACCGACGATGGTGTGGCCGACGCGGTCGGCTACCGGGCGGAACTGTTCCAGGCCCAAGGCATGGTCATGGTGCAGATCGGAGGGACACTCAGTGAGGCCATGGCAAGGATGCGGGCCTACGCGTACGCCGAGAGTCGTGGCCTGGGTGATGTCGCCCATGACGTGGTAGCCCGCAGGTTGCAGTTCGACCGAGACCACCGATGA
- a CDS encoding STAS domain-containing protein — protein sequence MRLQVVGRCPGPGMSHATQGGTMPQNSDGFYQESDHGLTVTARTLPGGDRRTYLCLAGEIDIASSAVLSKTVDWLTALAPVSVLVDLAELTFACSTLPNFVVRVRQAVPDDAELILWRARPATEWMLRVTDMATIATIRDEPH from the coding sequence ATGCGGCTCCAGGTGGTGGGCCGTTGCCCCGGACCCGGCATGTCACACGCCACGCAAGGCGGGACCATGCCTCAGAACTCCGACGGCTTCTACCAGGAATCCGATCACGGTCTGACCGTCACCGCTCGCACTCTGCCCGGCGGCGATCGCCGTACCTACCTGTGCCTGGCCGGCGAGATCGACATTGCGTCATCTGCGGTCCTGTCCAAGACCGTCGACTGGCTGACCGCGTTGGCGCCGGTCAGCGTGCTGGTGGACCTCGCCGAGCTCACCTTCGCCTGCTCGACGCTACCCAACTTCGTCGTACGAGTCCGCCAAGCGGTGCCGGACGACGCCGAGCTCATTCTGTGGCGGGCCAGGCCGGCGACCGAATGGATGTTACGGGTCACCGACATGGCAACCATCGCCACTATCCGCGACGAGCCCCACTGA
- a CDS encoding fatty acid desaturase family protein, which produces MTTVGSVIDRPASAARGSDYGQLLKRVKDAGLLDRRAGYYTFKIMTTVLAFAGAWVAFVVIGPSWWQLGTAALLAVLYTQVAFIGHDAGHKQIFRTRRANYLLGVAVGNLGVGLSYGWWIDKHNRHHAHPNEVGSDPDIEPGVLVFTGWHAPLRSRALRLWRRLQAYMFFPLLLLEGLNLHVASVRALAGPTVRSRAYRALEITLFAVHTVGYLTMVFLVLPPWQAIAFIAVHQALFGLYMGCSFAPNHKGMPVLTADDDLDYLRRQVLTSRNIRGGRLVDFLLGGLNYQIEHHLFPNMPRPNLRRSQQLIRRFCAEHDVSYTETGPFASYRQVLRHLHQVGRPDADPTPLTQDG; this is translated from the coding sequence ATGACAACCGTCGGTTCGGTCATCGACCGGCCTGCCAGCGCGGCGCGCGGTAGCGACTACGGGCAGCTTCTGAAACGCGTCAAGGACGCTGGCCTATTGGACAGGAGGGCGGGCTACTACACGTTCAAGATCATGACGACCGTGCTGGCGTTCGCCGGCGCGTGGGTGGCGTTCGTGGTGATCGGTCCGTCCTGGTGGCAACTGGGTACGGCCGCGTTGTTGGCGGTGCTGTACACCCAGGTCGCCTTCATCGGCCACGACGCTGGCCACAAGCAGATCTTCCGGACCCGGCGCGCGAACTACCTGCTCGGCGTGGCAGTGGGCAACCTGGGCGTCGGGCTGAGCTACGGGTGGTGGATCGACAAGCACAACCGACACCATGCCCACCCCAACGAAGTCGGCAGCGATCCCGACATCGAACCAGGTGTGCTGGTCTTCACCGGGTGGCACGCCCCACTCCGCAGCAGGGCGCTCCGGCTCTGGCGGCGGCTACAGGCGTACATGTTCTTCCCGCTGCTGTTGCTCGAAGGACTGAACCTGCACGTCGCCAGCGTGCGGGCACTCGCTGGACCGACGGTCAGATCCCGCGCCTACCGGGCGTTGGAGATCACCCTGTTCGCCGTGCACACCGTGGGCTACCTGACCATGGTGTTCCTGGTGCTCCCACCCTGGCAGGCGATCGCGTTCATCGCAGTCCACCAGGCCCTGTTCGGCCTCTACATGGGCTGCTCGTTCGCACCCAACCACAAGGGCATGCCCGTGCTGACCGCCGACGACGACCTGGACTACCTACGTCGACAGGTGCTCACCTCCCGCAACATCCGAGGCGGCCGGCTGGTGGACTTCCTCCTCGGCGGGCTGAACTACCAGATCGAACACCACCTGTTCCCGAACATGCCGCGGCCCAACCTGCGCCGCTCGCAGCAACTGATCCGACGGTTCTGCGCCGAGCACGACGTCAGCTACACCGAGACCGGCCCGTTCGCCTCGTACCGGCAGGTCCTGCGCCACCTACACCAGGTCGGACGCCCAGACGCCGACCCCACACCCCTCACACAGGACGGCTGA
- a CDS encoding AI-2E family transporter — translation MRWFGSVRERARTRLTTARQGGSLPPFQIDSTLGATTGRAVAEPAPTVDDGIPRGVRIAGAWAWRLILFIAAAYLLIRVIAILRIVVIPVVVALLLAALFEPAVRGLRNRGVNRSLAAGAVLISGLAAVFGGLGLIVGTVISQFDDLSAQVRDGVNEVQTWLTRGPLHLSQAQLTQGFERLQQQVSENQGEITSGALSTATTVGEVVAGFFLVLFTLFFFLRDGAQIWRFLCRLLPRPARVPVARAGHYSWHTLGSYVRATVLVAIVDAVGIGIGLAVLRVPLALPLAALVFLGAFIPVIGATLSGTVAILVALVTQGPVTALIVLAVVIGVQQLEGHVLQPLIMGRAVALHPLAVILAIATGLVVAGIVGALVAVPVLAVANTAVRYLSAHPQGEPTPDREPPGTRPADDEQAEAEQTAQGETPVDQDDPPPVATSVKPDPGAPVGGGAADR, via the coding sequence ATGAGGTGGTTCGGTTCGGTTCGTGAGCGGGCGCGTACCCGGTTGACGACTGCCCGGCAAGGCGGCTCGCTGCCGCCCTTCCAGATCGACAGCACGTTAGGCGCTACCACCGGGCGGGCGGTCGCCGAGCCGGCACCGACCGTGGACGATGGTATCCCCCGTGGCGTGCGGATTGCCGGGGCGTGGGCGTGGCGGCTGATCTTGTTTATTGCCGCCGCCTATCTGCTGATCAGAGTGATTGCGATCCTGCGCATCGTGGTCATCCCGGTGGTGGTGGCGCTGCTGCTCGCCGCCCTGTTCGAGCCGGCCGTCCGAGGGCTGCGCAACCGGGGAGTCAACCGCTCCCTGGCGGCCGGCGCGGTGCTCATCAGTGGGCTGGCGGCCGTGTTCGGCGGCCTCGGGCTGATCGTCGGGACGGTCATCTCGCAGTTCGACGACCTGTCGGCCCAGGTCCGCGACGGCGTGAACGAAGTACAGACATGGCTCACACGCGGTCCTTTGCACCTGTCGCAGGCGCAACTCACCCAGGGGTTCGAACGGCTGCAGCAGCAGGTATCCGAGAACCAGGGCGAGATCACGTCCGGCGCGTTGAGCACGGCCACGACGGTCGGCGAGGTCGTCGCCGGGTTCTTCCTCGTGCTGTTCACCCTGTTCTTCTTTCTGCGCGACGGGGCACAGATCTGGCGGTTCCTCTGCCGCCTGCTGCCGCGCCCGGCCCGCGTCCCGGTGGCCCGCGCCGGTCACTACTCCTGGCACACCCTGGGCTCGTACGTCCGCGCCACGGTGCTGGTGGCGATCGTCGACGCCGTTGGCATTGGCATCGGGCTTGCCGTGCTGCGTGTCCCCCTCGCGCTGCCGCTGGCCGCGCTGGTGTTCCTGGGCGCCTTCATCCCGGTCATTGGCGCCACCCTGTCCGGCACGGTCGCCATCCTGGTCGCGCTGGTTACCCAGGGCCCGGTCACCGCGCTCATCGTCCTTGCCGTCGTCATCGGCGTGCAACAACTGGAAGGCCACGTGCTGCAGCCGCTCATCATGGGCCGCGCCGTGGCCCTGCATCCACTCGCCGTCATCCTCGCGATCGCCACCGGCCTCGTCGTCGCCGGCATCGTCGGCGCGCTCGTGGCCGTACCGGTGTTGGCTGTGGCCAACACCGCCGTGCGCTACCTGAGCGCACATCCGCAGGGCGAGCCCACCCCCGACCGCGAACCGCCCGGCACCCGACCCGCCGACGACGAGCAGGCCGAGGCCGAGCAGACCGCACAAGGCGAGACCCCCGTTGACCAGGATGACCCACCACCGGTCGCGACCTCCGTCAAGCCCGATCCGGGGGCACCGGTCGGCGGCGGTGCGGCTGACAGATGA